Below is a window of Barnesiella propionica DNA.
AATTGGGGGCAGGACTTTTTATATTCTTATTATTTGTATCCAATGAAATATGAAGGATGGGAAAGATTAAAATAAAAAGATCCTCAAATACAAAATTTGAAGATCTTTGATTACCGGATTTATCCGTTTTACTTTTTGTTCGGTGATCGAGTTGGGATTCGAACCCAAGACCCACAGCTTAGAAGGCTGTTGCTCTATCCAGCTGAGCTACTCGACCTGACCTTTTTGCTTAAAAAGCGATGCAAAGGTAGCTATATTTACCGAATTTCCAAACTTTAACCTCCGATTTTTTATTATGATGTGGCCGGTTCTGTATCAGAACGGATAACCAACGGCAAAATGCAGGGTGGAGTTTCGCTGGAAATCTTTGAATGCATTTATCCAGTGTTTGCTGTTTTCCGCCGGATCATAGGCTCTTAATCCGAGGTCAAAGCGGAGCAGGAAGTAGTTGAAATCCAGCCGTAGCCCCAGTCCGTATCCGAGCGCTATTTCCTTGTAGAAAGTTTTTACATTGAATTGTCCGCCCGGTTGGGATTCATAATCTTTTACCGTCCAGATGTTTCCCGCATCCACAAATGCAGCTAGTTCAAATTTCCAGAACAGCTTGCTCCGGTATTCCATATTCAGGTCTAAACGTATGTCACCGCATTGGTTGATAAAATTAGATACGGAATTGCCTCCGTTGAACTTACCGGGGCCTAATGTTCTTACCGACCAGCCCCGTACACTGTTGGCTCCTCCCGAATAGTATCTTTTCTCGAAAGGCAATATGGATGCGTTTCCATAGGGATATGCCAGTCCGAAGCCGACGTGAAGGGCCAGCGAGTTGCGTGTATCGAACAGATGGGTATAGCTATAGTCGAGATCTGCTTTGGCATATTGGGAATAATTTATGCCGAATACTTCGTATTGTCCGTTTTCGTTGGGTTTTTGTGCTATCATTTTAGAGATGCCGTACAACACGTTACCAGCTATTTCTCCGGCGGCTCTTAACGTATAATAGTTTGTACGGCGTACCGAGCTGTTTATGTTGATATTTGACCGGTAGAACGTATATCCCATTCTCATGATGAAGTGGTTTTCGTAGCTATAGCGTAGTAAAGGATTTTGCGGGGCGATTTCGTCCAGAAAACCGTCTGTAGTTTTCGGCAGGTAAACATAGCTGATGTCTATGAGATCGAGGTTGTGCCGGTAAATGTTATGTGTGCTCCATTTGTATTTCCAGGCGGCTCCGGCTATGACTCGGGTATATTCGGGCCGTTGCTGGAAATTAAGGGAGGTGGAGAATTCTGTCGTCCCTTTCATTCTCCGGCGGAAATCGGTTCGGATGAATGGGAAGAGAAATTTGGGATAAGTGACACCTATTTCTCCTCCGAACTCGGTATAATGGTCGTTGATAAGTTTGCTGAGATCTCCTGACAGGCTTTCATAAGAGGCTCTTAATTTTGTTGAGAATGTTTCGGAACCATGGAATATATTTCGGTGCTGATAGGTGGCTCCTACGGCAAATCCCAGGTCGCCTTCGGAATTTGTCCCTTCCAGTTCGGCCGAAACGGTTTGAG
It encodes the following:
- the tamL gene encoding translocation and assembly module lipoprotein TamL translates to MNSHKSRFFSSVLFLLALLVSACSPTKHVPAGSYLLDRVKIETDNKDVKPEDLKSYLRQEPNHRSLWIFRFPLGVYNMSGNDTTKWYNRWLRRAGTPPVIYDESLMRLSQEQIRKALSNKGYMDAHVTADTLTKKKRMKVTYHVETHEPHYLTSISYNILNDTLYRIILGDSAASMLKPGILFDRNILDKERQRIFELLRNKGYFGFSKEYVTYTADTAQNSKEVDLTLNLMPALQATPENGTINRSHKPYRMRNIYFITNYDPVNSSLNGTADITDTIGYKSFYILYGKKKYIRKETLVENCFLRPGQLFSNRDLNNTYTAFGRLGIIKYVNIKFQPVETDEAEDKLDCYILLTEGKSQTVSAELEGTNSEGDLGFAVGATYQHRNIFHGSETFSTKLRASYESLSGDLSKLINDHYTEFGGEIGVTYPKFLFPFIRTDFRRRMKGTTEFSTSLNFQQRPEYTRVIAGAAWKYKWSTHNIYRHNLDLIDISYVYLPKTTDGFLDEIAPQNPLLRYSYENHFIMRMGYTFYRSNININSSVRRTNYYTLRAAGEIAGNVLYGISKMIAQKPNENGQYEVFGINYSQYAKADLDYSYTHLFDTRNSLALHVGFGLAYPYGNASILPFEKRYYSGGANSVRGWSVRTLGPGKFNGGNSVSNFINQCGDIRLDLNMEYRSKLFWKFELAAFVDAGNIWTVKDYESQPGGQFNVKTFYKEIALGYGLGLRLDFNYFLLRFDLGLRAYDPAENSKHWINAFKDFQRNSTLHFAVGYPF